Proteins co-encoded in one Gossypium arboreum isolate Shixiya-1 chromosome 11, ASM2569848v2, whole genome shotgun sequence genomic window:
- the LOC108472159 gene encoding disease resistance protein At4g27190-like: protein MDPLGSVIVETGRCIFSFFFTSIATLIKLQHNTGRLRKEFEKLEERKNGIEEDVRLAETEGKCATEQVKGWLLKVEEIEQEVQPMLEKADRLAVQGCGPCCNILPRYRLCRRMAKKQLEVQQLISSCCFDNVVMDKKSPVRAVEKQQGPSLAGQREAEEMIEKLMELLKGDENKRIAVWGMGGVGKTTLVRNLNNELESSSLMDSIDIVIWITVSKDLDLKKVQSQIAKRLNLELDPNEVIEERAKMLLKRLMMKKFLLILDDVWEHIDLDIVGVPQTDDQANRKILLTTRSLDVCRAMMTDEEIKLDVLKQEAAWNLFAQNAGDVVEVPSINPLARAVAKECGGLPLALKTVGKSMRNKRRIELWKHALHHLQHSDPHIKHIEDEVYRRLKLSYDSLPSKILQSCFLFCSLYPENYSIRTDELIQCWIADRLINEHQPLEDCFNDGIALIETLKDSCLLEQGDCAGTVKLHDVVRDVAIWISTKQGSEEPCASILFTNITKPPKQFSGFSELTVILLVGNPINKIHDNLFAGLRKVRVLNLSQSHIVTLPPSLSQLQKLRALLLRDCCYLEKLPSLGALRKLLVMDLSGTRLRELPNGTSKLKKLQELHLSRTHHLETIEAGTISGLQSLELLDMSFSAYKWDTRCNVDYGKASFNEILTLDRLSIVKLRLEKVDSVTLDSAWLMKLREFNIQISPGSCDSNHLATQHDEKRAILRGVDLMGIKGLNGLLDTASALDLVICGGISALSELSISHRLSSLQSVKSLSISKCDCITSLISGDNISGTILPNLEHLSLNRLENLGAILGGMVPRKGCLKWLKTIEVVDCKKLRALISFALLQQVKNLEQIKVKNCSKMKYIIGGEVSAEMIPKLRVIELSDLPMLKTICSRLPAWPALEMIEVRNCPMLTKLPFATSNGVAATLKEIRGELQWWNRLIYSNDEIKSRLQQRFQPLKPLQC from the coding sequence ATGGATCCCTTGGGTTCAGTCATTGTTGAAACTGGTAGATGTATTTTCAGCTTTTTCTTTACAAGCATTGCCACCCTTATAAAACTCCAACATAACACCGGACGGCTGCGGAAAGAGTTTGAGAAACTCGAGGAACGAAAGAATGGGATCGAAGAGGATGTGAGATTAGCTGAAACTGAAGGGAAATGTGCTACTGAACAAGTCAAAGGATGGCTCCTGAAGGTCGAAGAGATCGAACAAGAAGTGCAGCCAATGCTTGAAAAGGCTGATAGGCTTGCTGTTCAAGGTTGTGGTCCTTGCTGCAACATTCTTCCACGGTATAGGCTCTGCAGACGTATGGCCAAGAAGCAACTTGAGGTGCAGCAGCTGATTAGTTCGTGCTGTTTCGATAATGTTGTTATGGACAAGAAGTCTCCGGTACGAGCTGTCGAGAAACAACAAGGACCGTCTCTAGCCGGTCAGAGAGAGGCTGAGGAGATGATAGAAAAACTAATGGAATTGTTGAAAGGGGATGAAAACAAGAGGATAGCCGTGTGGGGAATGGGCGGAGTGGGGAAGACTACGTTGGTCCGGAACCTGAACAATGAGCTGGAGTCATCTTCGTTGATGGACTCAATAGATATTGTCATTTGGATCACAGTGTCCAAGGACTTGGATTTGAAAAAGGTTCAATCTCAGATAGCCAAGAGATTGAACTTGGAATTGGATCCCAATGAGGTCATAGAAGAAAGGGCTAAGATGCTGCTTAAAAGATTGATGATGAAAAAGTTCCTTCTGATTCTGGATGATGTTTGGGAGCATATTGATTTGGACATTGTGGGAGTTCCACAAACTGATGATCAAGCCAACCGTAAGATTCTCTTGACAACTCGATCGCTCGATGTCTGCCGAGCAATGATGACAGATGAAGAGATCAAGTTAGATGTTCTAAAACAAGAAGCTGCTTGGAATTTGTTTGCTCAAAATGCTGGTGATGTGGTTGAAGTACCAAGCATTAATCCACTAGCAAGGGCGGTTGCAAAAGAATGCGGTGGTTTGCCATTAGCTCTCAAAACGGTTGGGAAGTCAATGAGGAACAAAAGAAGGATCGAGTTGTGGAAACACGCACTTCACCATTTGCAGCATTCAGACCCTCACATCAAACACATCGAGGACGAAGTCTATCGTCGTTTAAAGTTGAGTTACGACTCATTGCCAAGTAAGATCCTGCAGTCATGCTTTCTGTTTTGTTCTTTATATCCAGAAAACTATTCAATCAGAACAGATGAATTGATTCAATGCTGGATAGCTGATAGATTAATCAATGAACACCAGCCTTTGGAAGATTGTTTCAATGATGGGATAGCATTGATTGAAACTCTAAAGGACTCTTGCTTATTAGAACAGGGTGATTGTGCTGGAACTGTGAAATTACATGATGTGGTCAGGGATGTAGCCATATGGATATCAACAAAACAAGGCTCAGAGGAACCTTGTGCAAGTATTTTGTTTACCAACATCACAAAGCCACCGAAGCAATTCTCGGGTTTCTCCGAGCTAACCGTGATACTCCTTGTGGGTAAtcctattaacaaaatccatGACAATCTCTTTGCAGGACTTAGAAAGGTAAGAGTCCTTAATTTGAGCCAGTCTCATATAGTTACCCTGCCACCTTCTCTTAGTCAGCTCCAAAAGCTTCGAGCTCTTCTACTAAGAGACTGTTGTTATCTAGAGAAACTCCCTTCACTTGGAGCTCTTCGTAAACTCCTGGTGATGGATCTCTCAGGAACTCGATTGAGAGAACTACCGAACGGGACGAGCAAGCTAAAGAAGCTACAAGAACTACATTTGTCCCGAACACACCATCTAGAAACCATTGAAGCTGGAACGATTTCAGGGTTGCAAAGCCTGGAATTATTAGACATGTCATTCAGTGCATACAAGTGGGATACCAGATGTAATGTAGATTATGGTAAGGCTTCATTCAATGAAATACTCACTCTGGATCGGCTTTCAATAGTTAAACTAAGACTAGAGAAGGTTGATTCTGTTACCCTGGATTCTGCTTGGTTGATGAAACTGAGAGAGTTCAACATTCAAATTAGCCCCGGCAGTTGTGATTCAAACCATCTAGCCACTCAACATGATGAAAAAAGAGCCATTCTCAGAGGCGTTGACCTCATGGGAATCAAAGGACTCAATGGTTTGTTAGACACTGCAAGTGCTTTGGATCTGGTTATATGTGGAGGCATAAGTGCCTTATCTGAACTCTCAATCAGCCATAGATTGTCAAGCCTGCAAAGCGTAAAATCACTTTCTATCTCAAAGTGTGATTGCATCACTAGTTTGATAAGTGGAGACAACATTTCAGGGACCATCTTACCAAACTTGGAGCATTTAAGCCTCAATCGATTAGAAAACTTGGGTGCAATTCTAGGTGGCATGGTTCCAAGAAAAGGATGCCTCAAATGGTTAAAAACCATTGAAGTGGTGGACTGTAAGAAGCTGAGGGCCCTCATATCCTTCGCATTACTTCAACAAGTCAAAAACCTTGAACAAATCAAGGTAAAAAACTGTAGCAAAATGAAATATATCATTGGAGGAGAAGTGTCAGCAGAAATGATCCCAAAACTAAGGGTCATAGAATTGAGTGATTTGCCTATGTTAAAGACCATTTGTTCAAGACTACCTGCTTGGCCTGCATTGGAGATGATTGAAGTCAGAAACTGTCCCATGCTAACAAAGCTTCCTTTTGCAACAAGCAATGGAGTAGCAGCCACTCTTAAAGAAATAAGAGGGGAGTTGCAATGGTGGAATCGCCTTATTTACAGCAATGATGAGATAAAATCCAGACTTCAGCAACGATTTCAACCACTGAAACCCCTACAATGCTGA
- the LOC108470960 gene encoding transcription factor ILR3-like, with translation MVSPENTNYWSSFDYATLINDIPAPDGPYSGFSWPTQAINASSNVFSVDIDGSFEDSDGLKESGSKKRVRSESCNVSSSKACREKLRRDRLNEKFMELTSILEPERPPKTDKAAILVDAVRMVTQLRGEAQKLKDSNSSLHDRIKELKAEKNELRDEKQRLKAEKEKLEQQLKAMNAQPSFMPPAPAFPTAFATAQGQVPGNKLVPFFGYPGVAMWQFMPPASVDTSEDHVLRPPVA, from the exons ATGGTATCACCTGAAAACACCAATTATTGGTCTAGCTTCGATTATGCAACCTTGATCAACGATATCCCTGCCCCTGACGGACCTTATTCCGGATTTTCTTGGCCCACTCAGGCAATCAATGCCTCTTCTAATGTTTTCAG TGTGGACATTGACGGCTCGTTTGAGGATTCAGATGGCCTTAAGGAATCTGGTTCAAAGAAGAG GGTTAGATCCGAGTCTTGCAATGTTTCAAGCTCCAAAGCATGCAGGGAGAAGTTGCGTAGGGATAGGCTAAATGAGAA GTTTATGGAGCTGACTTCTATTTTGGAACCTGAAAGGCCTCCCAAGACAGACAAGGCTGCTATTTTGGTTGATGCTGTCCGAATGGTAACCCAGTTACGAGGTGAAGCCCAGAAATTGAAGGATTCAAATTCAAGTCTCCATGACAGGATTAAAGAATTGAAG GCTGAAAAGAATGAACTTCGTGACGAAAAGCAAAGGCTGAAGGCAGAGAAGGAAAAGCTGGAGCAACAGCTGAAGGCCATGAATGCACAACCTAGCTTCATGCCTCCTGCACCTGCATTCCCTACTGCATTTGCTACCGCCCAAGGTCAAGTTCCAGGAAACAAGTTGGTTCCTTTCTTTGGTTATCCTGGAGTTGCCATGTGGCAGTTTATGCCGCCTGCCTCGGTAGACACCTCAGAGGATCATGTGCTCCGCCCTCCGGTTGCCTAA
- the LOC108473109 gene encoding (+)-delta-cadinene synthase isozyme A-like — MQLINAFGSYKTQTKMSSKMSANLVPSMSKENRHLADFVPSFWGDIFLSTPPGMDMDARTQQEYEELKQKVRRMLVTNMDKPTQKLHIIDAVKRLGVAYHFEKEIEDALEVIYDHYCNHIQIDDDEDLYTTAVRFRLLREHGFNVECETFNKFKNEKGKFKESLISDVKGMLELYEAAHFQLHEENLLEEALSFTTFHLKLAETTVDYPLSTQIANALKRPLRKSLPRLVAWSYISIYEGYGTQDKNLMKFAKLDFKMVQHLHMKEISEIYRWWKGLDVEINFPFIRDRLVECYLWILGVYFEPHYSVARTFMTKVISLTSIVDDTYDAYATYEELEIFTKAIHRWDINCPDQLPDCMKLCYSELLKVFKDMEDLMSEQGKSYRVQLAKEAMKQVCQVYFVEAKWLHEHYMPTVEEYLSVALVSTCYPMLTIVSFVGMEGSITKETFTWAFNTPKILRASTIICRLMDDVASHQFEQEREHVPSAVECYMKQYGVSAQEAYDEFYKRINNAWKDMNEAFLKPTVVPTSALNRILNLTRVIDLLYKDEDAYTRVGDSAKTSITALLIDPISI, encoded by the exons ATGCAACTCATAAATGCATTTGGATCATACAAAACTCAGACAAAGATGTCTTCTAAAATGTCTGCAAATCTTGTCCCATCAATGTCCAAGGAAAATCGCCATTTGGCCGATTTTGTTCCTAGCTTTTGGGGGGATATTTTCCTCTCTACTCCTCCTGGAATG GATATGGATGCCAGAACTCAACAAGAGTATGAAGAATTGAAGCAGAAAGTGAGGAGAATGTTGGTGACAAATATGGACAAACCAACCCAAAAATTACACATAATTGATGCAGTCAAACGCTTGGGTGTAGCTTACCATTTTGAGAAAGAGATAGAAGATGCCCTAGAAGTTATATATGATCATTATTGCAATCATATTCAGATTGATGATGATGAAGATCTCTACACTACTGCTGTTCGATTTCGTTTGCTACGAGAGCATGGCTTCAATGTTGAGTGCG AGACCTTCAACAAGTTCAAAAATGAGAAAGGAAAGTTCAAAGAATCCTTAATTAGTGATGTGAAAGGCATGCTAGAATTGTATGAAGCTGCACATTTTCAATTACACGAAGAAAATCTATTAGAAGAAGCTCTTTCTTTCACCACTTTTCATCTAAAGTTGGCAGAAACTACGGTAGACTATCCTCTCTCCACACAGATTGCTAATGCTCTAAAGCGACCCCTTCGTAAGAGCTTACCAAGGTTGGTTGCTTGGAGCTACATTTCCATATATGAAGGATATGGTACTCAAGacaaaaatttaatgaaattcgCAAAGTTAGATTTCAAAATGGTACAACATTTGCACATGAAGGAGATAAGTGAGATATACAG gTGGTGGAAAGGTTTAGATGTTGAAATCAATTTTCCCTTTATACGAGATAGATTGGTGGAATGTTACTTATGGATATTGGGAGTATATTTTGAACCTCATTACTCTGTTGCTAGAACTTTCATGACCAAAGTAATATCGTTGACATCAATTGTGGATGATACTTATGATGCGTATGCCACATATGAAGAACTTGAAATCTTTACAAAAGCAATCCATAG GTGGGATATCAATTGCCCTGATCAACTTCCAGACTGCATGAAATTGTGCTATAGTGAGCTCTTAAAAGTTTTTAAAGATATGGAAGACTTGATGTCCGAACAAGGAAAATCATATCGTGTCCAACTCGCAAAAGAAGCG ATGAAACAAGTATGTCAAGTCTACTTTGTTGAGGCCAAATGGCTGCATGAACATTATATGCCAACGGTGGAGGAGTATTTGTCTGTTGCATTAGTTTCTACTTGTTATCCAATGCTTACAATTGTATCCTTTGTCGGCATGGAGGGTAGCATAACGAAGGAGACATTCACTTGGGCATTTAATACACCAAAGATTCTTCGAGCTTCAACAATTATTTGTAGGCTGATGGATGATGTTGCTAGCCACCAG TTTGAGCAAGAGAGAGAACATGTTCCTTCGGCTGTGGAGTGTTACATGAAACAATATGGGGTATCAGCACAAGAGGCATACGATGAGTTCTACAAGCGAATAAATAATGCTTGGAAGGATATGAACGAAGCGTTCTTGAAACCAACGGTGGTGCCGACATCGGCTCTTAATCGAATTCTTAACCTTACTAGGGTTATAGATCTCCTTTACAAGGATGAAGATGCTTATACGCGTGTTGGTGATTCAGCAAAAACTAGCATCACTGCCCTATTGATTGATCCAATCTCAATTTGA